The following proteins are co-located in the Deltaproteobacteria bacterium HGW-Deltaproteobacteria-2 genome:
- a CDS encoding aconitate hydratase — protein MGKNLVEKIISQHLISGVMTPGEEIGIRIDQTLTQDATGTMAYLQFEAMNVPKVKTELSVSYIDHNTIQIGFENADDHLYLQSVAQKYGIVFSRAGNGICHQVHLERFGKPGKTLIGSDSHTPTCGALSMLSIGAGGLDVAMAMAGSPFYFICPKVIKINLNGKLKPWVSTKDVILKVLEIFTTKGNVNTVFEYGGRGVASLTVPERATITNMGAECGVTTSIFPSDKMTRLFLRSQQRERDFTQLEADKNAKYEKVINIDLSKIEPLTAKPHSPDNISTVRKMKKIAVNQVCMGSCTNSSYKDLVTVAKILKGKTAHPDVSFILAPGSRQVLEELANKGYLSELIASGARIMENACGFCIGNSQSPPSASVSLRTSNRNFLGRSGTMDADVYLVSPETAAAAVITGCFTDPRDLKIRYPKVVMPKKFSIDDSMIIWPDKKKSADVYRGPNIGVLPRCPELSDTIHGQVTIKVGDKITTDHIIPAGARMKYRSNIPKYSEFVFENVDTTFAKRAMSLRQDGKQSIIVAGFSYGQGSSREHAALCPMYLGVRAVIAKSFERIHAANLINFGILPLTFCSENDYDKIDKEDELEISETKRTIAGDGKFLMRNKTKGIAFYVTCELSARQKQVILAGGALNISNK, from the coding sequence ATGGGAAAAAATTTAGTTGAAAAAATTATTTCGCAGCATCTAATCTCCGGCGTTATGACGCCCGGTGAAGAAATCGGCATTCGCATTGACCAGACCCTTACTCAGGACGCTACAGGTACTATGGCCTATCTGCAATTTGAAGCAATGAATGTGCCCAAAGTCAAAACCGAGCTGTCCGTAAGTTACATTGATCACAATACGATACAGATAGGTTTTGAAAACGCCGATGATCATCTCTATCTGCAAAGCGTAGCTCAAAAATACGGCATTGTTTTCTCCCGTGCGGGAAACGGCATTTGCCATCAGGTTCATTTGGAAAGATTCGGCAAGCCTGGAAAAACATTAATCGGTTCGGACAGTCATACACCGACCTGCGGAGCACTGTCTATGCTATCCATAGGCGCAGGAGGACTTGATGTCGCGATGGCTATGGCCGGCAGTCCGTTTTACTTTATTTGCCCTAAAGTTATTAAAATTAATCTTAACGGTAAACTTAAGCCATGGGTTTCCACCAAAGATGTTATTCTCAAAGTACTGGAAATATTTACAACAAAGGGAAATGTTAACACGGTATTTGAATACGGCGGAAGGGGGGTCGCATCTCTGACGGTTCCCGAACGAGCTACAATCACCAATATGGGGGCGGAATGCGGAGTAACAACTTCCATCTTCCCCAGTGATAAGATGACCCGCCTTTTTTTGCGCTCGCAGCAAAGAGAACGTGATTTTACACAACTAGAGGCCGACAAAAACGCAAAATATGAAAAAGTTATTAATATTGACTTGTCTAAAATCGAACCATTAACGGCCAAACCTCACAGCCCGGACAATATCAGTACAGTAAGGAAAATGAAAAAGATTGCCGTAAATCAGGTTTGTATGGGCAGCTGCACCAATTCTTCATACAAAGACTTGGTTACCGTAGCGAAAATTTTAAAGGGCAAAACTGCGCATCCTGATGTAAGTTTTATTTTAGCGCCGGGTTCCAGACAGGTGCTGGAAGAGCTCGCTAATAAAGGATATCTTTCCGAATTGATTGCCTCAGGAGCACGCATTATGGAGAACGCCTGTGGCTTCTGTATCGGAAACAGCCAGAGCCCTCCGTCAGCCTCCGTATCTCTGCGTACATCCAACCGTAATTTTCTGGGACGCTCCGGAACCATGGACGCCGATGTTTATCTGGTGAGTCCGGAAACAGCTGCCGCCGCGGTAATTACAGGATGTTTCACTGATCCACGTGACTTGAAAATACGCTATCCAAAAGTCGTCATGCCGAAAAAATTCTCCATCGATGATTCGATGATAATATGGCCGGACAAAAAAAAATCTGCCGATGTCTACCGCGGTCCCAATATAGGTGTTTTACCCCGCTGTCCGGAGCTTTCCGATACTATTCACGGCCAGGTAACAATAAAGGTTGGCGATAAAATTACGACAGACCATATTATACCTGCCGGCGCACGCATGAAATACCGTTCGAACATTCCCAAATATTCTGAGTTCGTTTTTGAAAACGTTGACACAACTTTCGCCAAACGCGCCATGTCATTAAGGCAAGACGGGAAACAAAGCATAATAGTGGCTGGTTTTTCCTATGGACAGGGTTCTTCGCGAGAACATGCTGCTTTGTGCCCCATGTATCTGGGTGTACGCGCGGTTATCGCCAAATCATTTGAAAGAATTCATGCCGCGAACCTGATTAACTTTGGCATATTGCCTCTGACTTTTTGCTCTGAAAACGACTATGATAAAATAGATAAGGAAGACGAGCTGGAAATTTCCGAGACAAAAAGAACCATTGCGGGAGACGGTAAGTTTCTGATGCGCAACAAAACAAAAGGCATTGCATTTTATGTAACTTGCGAACTGTCCGCACGTCAGAAGCAAGTAATTCTTGCAGGCGGAGCACTAAATATAAGTAATAAATAA
- a CDS encoding isocitrate dehydrogenase (NADP(+)) — MAKKIKVKTTIVEMDGDEMTRVMWQMVKDKLLFPYLDMNIDYYDLHVKHRDDTDDQVTVDAARAIMKYGVGIKCATITPNEDRVKEYKLKKAWKSPNGTIRAMLDGTVFRKPILVNNIKPNVSSWKKPIIIGRHAYGDVYNNFEMPIPGAGKLEIVFTPKDGGKAQKFLVNDFPAAGIIQINHNLDKSILNFAKACFTYALSEKIDLWFSTKDTISKVYDAGFREIFNREFETNWKGKFDEAGIEYFFTLIDDAVARVMKGEGGILWALKNYDGDVLSDMVASACGSLAMMTSVLVSPNGWFEYEAAHGTVQKHYYKHLKGEETSSNSMALIFAWSGGLRKRGEIDGTPEVIKFADKLEEAALATVEGGIMTGDLLALAENKPSNKKVNTEDFINAIAATLQKKLK, encoded by the coding sequence ATGGCAAAAAAAATAAAAGTTAAGACTACCATCGTCGAAATGGACGGTGATGAAATGACACGAGTAATGTGGCAAATGGTTAAGGACAAACTTCTTTTTCCATATCTCGATATGAATATTGATTATTATGATTTGCACGTAAAACATCGTGATGACACTGACGATCAGGTTACTGTAGACGCGGCGCGTGCGATTATGAAATACGGTGTCGGCATCAAATGCGCCACTATCACACCCAATGAAGACCGCGTCAAAGAATACAAATTAAAAAAAGCATGGAAAAGCCCCAACGGCACCATCCGCGCCATGCTCGACGGTACCGTTTTCAGAAAACCGATTTTGGTCAACAATATTAAGCCGAATGTTTCCTCGTGGAAAAAGCCGATAATCATCGGCCGTCACGCCTACGGTGATGTTTATAACAATTTTGAGATGCCGATTCCGGGTGCGGGAAAACTGGAAATTGTCTTTACTCCCAAAGACGGCGGCAAGGCACAAAAATTTTTAGTTAACGATTTCCCCGCGGCAGGAATAATCCAGATTAATCACAATCTTGATAAATCAATACTGAATTTTGCCAAGGCGTGTTTTACTTACGCCCTGAGTGAAAAAATAGATCTGTGGTTTTCAACCAAAGACACTATTTCCAAAGTATATGATGCCGGATTCCGTGAAATATTCAACCGCGAATTTGAAACTAACTGGAAGGGAAAGTTCGATGAAGCGGGCATCGAATATTTCTTCACCCTGATTGACGATGCCGTGGCACGTGTTATGAAAGGCGAAGGCGGCATCCTCTGGGCATTGAAAAACTACGACGGAGATGTCCTGTCGGATATGGTTGCTTCCGCCTGCGGCTCACTGGCCATGATGACATCGGTTCTTGTCTCTCCCAATGGCTGGTTCGAATACGAGGCCGCGCACGGCACTGTGCAAAAGCATTATTACAAGCACTTAAAGGGTGAGGAAACTTCGAGTAATTCCATGGCACTTATTTTCGCCTGGTCCGGCGGCCTGCGTAAAAGGGGAGAAATAGATGGCACGCCGGAAGTAATAAAATTTGCCGACAAACTCGAAGAAGCAGCCCTTGCCACAGTGGAAGGCGGCATAATGACCGGTGATCTGCTCGCGCTCGCCGAAAATAAACCTTCTAACAAAAAAGTTAACACAGAAGATTTTATTAACGCTATCGCCGCAACGCTGCAAAAAAAGCTTAAATGA
- a CDS encoding acetyl-CoA C-acyltransferase, whose amino-acid sequence MKDVVIVSACRTAIGTFGGTLKDMIGARIAAVAMKEAVKRAGIDPVIIDDVRFGCCLESCNTLNTTRVAALLAGIPESVTAVTLNRVCISGMEAVLSGAAMIKAGMADVILAGGVEHMSGTPYVSFDARWGCRLQDTVFVDSMIRALHCGSYVMPLGDDGPVKSGQPFESLKGKPYIMGHTTELIAQLLNISREEMDEVALRSHNNVERATKNGDFKDEIVPIEIPQKKGKPPIVFDKDEHFRPGLTMEQLKALPSAFIPKVGKVTAGNSSGLNDGASAMIIMSAEKAKELGLKPIARIRSSGRGGCHPSVMGLSPVPAVKNLLKSDPQLSLDAFELLEVNEAFAGQYLGCEKELGLKREITNINGSGIGLGHPVGSTGCRIMVTLIHAMQKHGKTLGMATLCGGGGVSMATAIEML is encoded by the coding sequence ATGAAGGATGTAGTTATTGTTTCAGCGTGTAGGACGGCTATAGGAACATTCGGGGGCACATTAAAGGACATGATTGGAGCGCGCATTGCGGCTGTAGCCATGAAGGAGGCTGTTAAGCGTGCCGGAATAGATCCGGTCATCATTGATGATGTCAGATTTGGCTGTTGTCTTGAATCCTGCAATACACTTAATACCACTCGCGTAGCGGCTCTTTTGGCCGGTATTCCGGAAAGCGTGACAGCTGTTACGCTGAATCGTGTATGTATTTCCGGCATGGAAGCCGTGCTCAGTGGCGCCGCCATGATCAAAGCCGGTATGGCCGATGTTATTCTGGCGGGAGGCGTTGAGCATATGTCCGGTACACCCTATGTCAGTTTCGATGCTCGTTGGGGTTGCCGCCTTCAGGACACTGTTTTTGTCGATTCCATGATTCGCGCGCTGCACTGCGGCTCATATGTCATGCCGCTGGGTGATGACGGTCCCGTCAAATCAGGCCAGCCTTTCGAGAGTTTAAAGGGAAAACCATATATCATGGGCCATACCACGGAACTTATCGCCCAGCTTTTGAACATCAGCCGCGAGGAAATGGATGAGGTCGCCCTGCGCAGCCATAACAACGTCGAGCGCGCCACCAAAAACGGCGATTTTAAAGACGAGATCGTGCCGATTGAAATTCCCCAGAAAAAAGGCAAACCGCCTATAGTCTTCGATAAGGATGAGCATTTCCGTCCCGGATTGACGATGGAACAATTAAAGGCGTTACCATCGGCATTTATCCCTAAGGTCGGCAAAGTTACGGCCGGCAACTCCTCGGGTCTCAACGACGGCGCTTCAGCCATGATCATTATGTCTGCTGAAAAAGCGAAGGAATTGGGATTGAAACCAATCGCCAGAATACGATCCTCCGGACGCGGCGGCTGCCATCCTTCCGTGATGGGCTTAAGCCCGGTTCCAGCCGTAAAAAATCTGCTCAAAAGCGACCCGCAGCTTAGTCTGGATGCCTTTGAGCTGTTGGAAGTCAACGAAGCATTTGCCGGTCAGTATCTCGGTTGTGAAAAAGAGCTTGGTTTAAAACGTGAGATTACCAATATTAACGGATCGGGCATCGGACTGGGACATCCGGTGGGTTCTACTGGCTGCCGAATCATGGTTACACTCATTCATGCCATGCAAAAACACGGCAAAACGCTGGGAATGGCGACCCTCTGCGGCGGCGGCGGCGTTTCCATGGCCACGGCTATAGAAATGTTATAA
- a CDS encoding monofunctional biosynthetic peptidoglycan transglycosylase, whose protein sequence is MRFNWRIISIILVLILTYFVFDVGRYFVYPNVTSLKKSCPQKTAFMKYREKVWQEKGVKRKITNIWVPLSRVSPYVMKAVIIAEDDKFWSHEGFDFEAMQKALEKDIKKKKFKAGGSTISQQLAKNLYLSPSKNPIRKLKEAILTWRLERNLSKRRIMELYLNVAEWGDGIYGIEAAARKHYGKSAAGLTAREAAVLAAVIPNPRRYRTDGTSRYVGNQSERIYQIMVRRGIVIPEYDDVISEKDEDNQNVNGQEQPQQEKETVQEEQNLSPALPDTENKSNP, encoded by the coding sequence ATGCGATTTAATTGGAGAATTATTTCAATAATCTTAGTCTTGATCTTAACTTATTTTGTTTTTGATGTCGGGCGCTATTTTGTCTATCCTAATGTGACTTCATTAAAAAAAAGTTGCCCTCAAAAAACTGCTTTTATGAAATACAGGGAGAAAGTCTGGCAGGAAAAGGGAGTAAAAAGAAAAATTACCAATATTTGGGTGCCTCTATCCCGAGTGTCGCCTTATGTTATGAAGGCCGTAATTATTGCCGAAGATGATAAGTTCTGGTCTCATGAAGGATTTGATTTCGAGGCCATGCAAAAAGCTCTGGAAAAAGATATTAAAAAGAAGAAATTCAAGGCCGGCGGCAGTACGATTTCTCAGCAACTGGCAAAAAATTTGTATCTTTCACCATCGAAGAACCCGATTAGAAAACTCAAAGAGGCAATACTAACCTGGCGATTGGAAAGGAATTTAAGCAAAAGAAGAATTATGGAACTTTACTTGAACGTTGCCGAATGGGGTGATGGGATTTACGGCATTGAAGCGGCGGCTCGGAAACATTATGGAAAAAGCGCTGCCGGCTTAACCGCCCGTGAAGCGGCGGTGCTGGCTGCTGTTATACCCAATCCCCGCAGATATCGAACTGACGGTACGTCAAGATACGTGGGGAACCAGTCGGAAAGAATTTATCAAATAATGGTACGCAGGGGCATTGTTATACCTGAATATGATGACGTAATTTCTGAAAAGGATGAAGATAATCAGAACGTCAACGGACAGGAACAACCACAACAGGAAAAAGAAACCGTTCAGGAAGAACAGAACTTAAGTCCTGCTCTTCCTGATACGGAAAACAAATCAAACCCTTGA
- a CDS encoding AcrB/AcrD/AcrF family protein — translation MWLADTSVKRPVFATMVIMALVVLGIVSYPSIGVDLFPKVEFPIVTVTTTLKGASPDVMDVDVADRIEGAVNTINGVKSITSTSTESVSRTVVEFVLERNIDQAVQDVREKVSAIRNKLPDDIEEPRIAKVDPDSTPILFMNLSGDKSVRDLSTYADEVLKEQLQRINEVGDVTLNGLRLRQVRIWLDAAKMRAYEASPADVVIALKRENVELPGGRIETQTKEYTVRIKGEFAQIPDFNDLIISYYKGAPVKIKDIGKAEDGTEEKRSLARFNGVPAIGIQIQKQSGTNTVAVAARVRKEVERINKTLPPGMKLNIAMDQSTFIVRSIDEVQGHLILGSLFAVFAVFLFLKNMRTTLISAVALPVSIISTFALINAFGFSFNNMTMLALSLSVGLLIDDAIIVIENIYRHVEEGMAPIEAAKFATSEIGLAVMATTLAIVAIFLPVAFMKGLIGRFFLQFALTIVFAVLVSLLVSFTLTPMMASIFLKPHNAPAANSGKRGNFIIRWSFWKKSGDYLEKNYKRLEIFYRRVLEFSLKYRKSMLVGAMAIFALSILIARFGLGKEFLPPEDQGNFIVRLEAPIDYSVEQVEKYFVSPEKMIREIPEVKSVFFVQGYQGYSNKGIMIVGLKPKAEREKSQEDIKKIVRLKLKQIPGLKGTAEDISLIGGGIRQVPIQYSIRGNDLFALQTYAKQIISEFSKLPGIVDVDTSLEVGKPEFKVYIDREKAANLGVDVATVAEAINLLIGGEVDIARYKDEKKGKRYDIRVRLNPEDRESSDAMQRIFVRARDGKLVEMASVVQVKEGTAPSVINRVDRQRAITIFASLEGKPLGEARNELDEIAGRILPSDYLPRYQGMGQVMQESFVYLLFALLLGIVMAYMILAAQFESFIHPVTILLSMPLSFIGAFGALFITGKTLNIFSIIGLILLMGLVKKNAILLVDYTNVLRARGMSRREAILQAGPVRMRPILMTTFAMIFGMLPIAFAVGEGAETRAPMGIAVIGGLLTSLILTLVVVPAAYDVFDDWQEYFKRRRSKKEKKVG, via the coding sequence ATGTGGCTCGCTGATACATCGGTAAAAAGACCGGTATTTGCCACTATGGTCATTATGGCCCTGGTGGTGTTGGGTATCGTCAGTTACCCCAGCATTGGCGTCGATCTCTTCCCTAAGGTTGAATTTCCCATTGTTACCGTTACCACCACGCTCAAGGGTGCCAGTCCCGATGTTATGGATGTTGATGTAGCCGACAGGATTGAAGGTGCCGTCAATACAATAAACGGTGTGAAGAGCATTACCTCCACCAGCACGGAAAGCGTTTCCCGCACGGTTGTGGAATTTGTGCTGGAACGAAATATAGATCAGGCTGTTCAGGATGTGCGTGAAAAAGTTTCCGCGATTCGCAATAAATTGCCCGATGATATCGAGGAACCCAGAATTGCCAAGGTTGATCCCGATTCGACTCCGATTTTATTTATGAACCTTTCGGGCGACAAATCAGTGCGCGATCTTTCCACTTATGCCGATGAAGTACTGAAAGAACAATTGCAGCGGATCAATGAAGTCGGTGACGTTACTTTAAACGGTTTACGGCTCAGGCAGGTGCGCATCTGGCTGGATGCCGCCAAAATGCGTGCGTATGAAGCTTCTCCCGCCGATGTTGTCATTGCCCTAAAGCGTGAAAATGTCGAGTTGCCCGGCGGCCGTATTGAAACTCAAACCAAGGAATATACCGTCCGGATTAAGGGTGAGTTTGCTCAGATACCGGACTTTAACGATTTGATTATCAGTTATTATAAAGGCGCTCCGGTAAAGATAAAGGATATCGGCAAGGCGGAAGACGGTACGGAAGAAAAAAGATCGCTGGCTCGTTTCAACGGCGTACCGGCCATCGGAATCCAAATTCAAAAACAATCGGGAACAAATACAGTTGCCGTTGCCGCCAGGGTTAGAAAAGAAGTGGAGAGAATCAACAAAACACTCCCCCCCGGCATGAAACTCAATATCGCGATGGATCAATCAACTTTTATCGTTCGATCCATCGACGAGGTACAGGGGCATTTAATTCTGGGCAGTCTCTTTGCCGTTTTTGCCGTTTTTCTTTTTTTGAAAAACATGCGCACGACTTTAATCAGCGCCGTGGCTCTACCCGTCTCAATAATTTCCACCTTCGCGCTGATTAACGCTTTCGGATTTTCTTTCAACAACATGACGATGCTGGCTTTGTCGCTATCGGTAGGCTTGCTGATTGACGATGCGATTATTGTCATTGAAAATATTTACCGGCACGTGGAAGAAGGGATGGCGCCCATAGAGGCGGCCAAATTCGCCACATCGGAAATCGGCCTGGCTGTCATGGCCACTACGTTAGCTATTGTGGCCATATTTTTACCTGTTGCTTTCATGAAAGGACTAATCGGCAGATTCTTTCTCCAGTTTGCGTTAACCATTGTCTTTGCCGTTTTGGTATCGTTGCTGGTTTCGTTTACTCTGACGCCGATGATGGCTTCAATTTTTCTCAAACCGCATAATGCTCCTGCTGCCAACTCAGGAAAACGCGGTAATTTTATTATCAGATGGTCTTTCTGGAAAAAATCGGGAGATTATCTGGAAAAGAACTATAAAAGACTGGAAATATTTTATCGCCGTGTGCTGGAATTTTCGCTCAAATATAGAAAGTCAATGCTGGTGGGAGCAATGGCAATCTTTGCCTTAAGTATTTTAATAGCACGGTTTGGTTTAGGCAAAGAATTTCTCCCTCCTGAAGATCAGGGCAATTTTATCGTGCGCCTGGAAGCGCCAATTGATTATTCCGTTGAGCAGGTGGAAAAATATTTCGTCAGTCCGGAAAAAATGATTCGGGAGATTCCGGAGGTCAAATCCGTCTTTTTTGTTCAGGGATATCAGGGTTACTCCAACAAAGGAATTATGATTGTCGGTTTAAAACCGAAAGCTGAGCGCGAAAAAAGTCAGGAAGATATCAAGAAAATTGTACGATTAAAATTGAAGCAGATTCCGGGATTGAAAGGAACTGCGGAAGACATCTCGCTGATTGGAGGTGGAATCAGGCAGGTGCCGATTCAGTATAGTATTCGCGGGAATGATCTCTTCGCCTTGCAGACTTATGCCAAACAAATCATTTCAGAATTTTCCAAACTACCGGGAATAGTTGATGTAGACACATCTCTGGAAGTGGGCAAACCGGAATTCAAGGTTTATATTGATCGTGAAAAGGCAGCGAATCTGGGTGTGGATGTGGCAACCGTTGCCGAGGCAATCAACTTGTTGATCGGCGGTGAAGTGGATATCGCCCGTTATAAAGATGAAAAGAAAGGCAAACGTTATGACATCAGGGTCAGACTCAATCCCGAGGACAGGGAAAGCAGTGATGCCATGCAGAGAATTTTTGTACGTGCCCGCGACGGTAAACTTGTCGAAATGGCCAGTGTCGTCCAGGTCAAGGAAGGAACAGCCCCCAGTGTCATCAACCGTGTTGACCGTCAGAGGGCCATTACTATTTTTGCCAGCCTGGAAGGCAAACCTTTAGGAGAGGCTAGGAATGAACTTGATGAAATTGCCGGACGCATTCTGCCCTCGGATTATCTGCCCAGATATCAGGGTATGGGCCAGGTCATGCAGGAATCTTTTGTCTATCTGCTTTTTGCTTTGCTGCTTGGTATTGTCATGGCCTATATGATTCTGGCCGCGCAGTTTGAAAGCTTTATTCATCCCGTAACAATTTTATTATCCATGCCCCTTTCTTTTATCGGCGCTTTCGGCGCGCTTTTCATTACCGGTAAGACACTGAATATATTCAGTATTATCGGCTTGATCCTTCTGATGGGTCTGGTTAAGAAAAACGCCATACTGCTCGTTGATTATACAAATGTTTTGCGGGCGCGGGGCATGTCACGCCGCGAGGCAATTTTGCAGGCGGGGCCGGTGAGAATGCGTCCTATTCTTATGACAACTTTTGCCATGATTTTCGGAATGCTCCCGATAGCTTTCGCCGTAGGTGAAGGCGCGGAAACTCGTGCTCCGATGGGCATAGCGGTTATCGGTGGTTTGTTGACTTCTCTGATTCTTACATTGGTTGTGGTGCCGGCTGCTTATGATGTATTTGATGACTGGCAGGAATATTTTAAGAGAAGACGTTCGAAAAAAGAGAAAAAAGTTGGCTGA
- the rlmN gene encoding 23S rRNA (adenine(2503)-C(2))-methyltransferase RlmN — protein MISRSENLLPNLLDFTLEEMEEFISSLGKEKFRARQIRKCLYQSGNVSFEDMTTLSRDFRTRLSGIARVSRPQIVKVQESKDSTKKALLRLEDGLFIESVLIPGKNNWTLCVSTQAGCAMDCKFCLTARQGLKRNLNPSEIVGQLLTLRHELPQCPDIKNIVMMGMGEPLANYENVVKAIKNITCDFGMGFSNRKVTISTCGLAPQIIRLGKDICINLAVSLNAHDNETRSKLMPVNKKYPLEVLLDACKKYPMPGRRLLTFEYILIDGINSSVRDAKKLAALLKGQRCKLNLIVFNEYPGTPFKSPSQKTVEVFQQTLIDNHYTTMLRASKGSDILAACGQLSGSVASKQ, from the coding sequence ATGATTAGCCGCTCTGAAAATCTGCTTCCTAATTTGCTGGATTTCACTCTGGAGGAGATGGAGGAATTTATTTCCTCTTTAGGTAAGGAAAAATTCCGAGCCCGGCAGATAAGGAAATGTCTTTACCAATCCGGCAATGTTTCTTTTGAGGATATGACCACCCTCTCCCGCGATTTTCGCACCAGACTCTCCGGCATCGCGCGCGTCAGCCGCCCGCAAATCGTCAAGGTTCAGGAATCTAAAGACTCAACAAAAAAAGCTCTTTTACGTTTAGAAGACGGACTTTTTATCGAAAGCGTTTTAATTCCCGGGAAAAATAACTGGACTCTTTGCGTATCCACTCAGGCCGGCTGTGCCATGGATTGCAAATTTTGCCTGACAGCGCGTCAGGGTCTTAAAAGAAATTTAAACCCTTCGGAAATTGTAGGCCAACTTCTGACATTGAGACACGAACTGCCCCAATGCCCTGACATAAAAAATATTGTGATGATGGGCATGGGCGAACCGCTGGCTAATTATGAAAATGTTGTCAAAGCGATAAAAAATATCACCTGTGATTTCGGCATGGGATTTTCCAACCGTAAAGTAACCATATCTACCTGCGGGCTTGCCCCGCAAATTATCAGGCTGGGAAAGGATATTTGCATCAATCTCGCCGTTTCGCTCAACGCTCATGATAACGAAACCAGAAGCAAGCTAATGCCTGTTAATAAAAAGTACCCTTTGGAAGTACTGCTGGATGCCTGTAAAAAATACCCCATGCCCGGCCGGAGACTTCTGACCTTTGAATATATTTTAATTGACGGTATTAATTCCTCTGTGCGAGATGCAAAAAAACTGGCGGCCTTGTTGAAAGGCCAACGCTGCAAGTTGAATCTGATTGTTTTTAATGAATATCCCGGAACTCCATTCAAGTCACCTTCACAAAAAACTGTAGAAGTGTTTCAGCAAACATTGATTGATAATCACTATACAACCATGCTCCGCGCAAGCAAAGGGAGTGATATTCTGGCCGCCTGCGGACAATTGAGCGGATCAGTAGCATCTAAACAGTAA
- the xth gene encoding exodeoxyribonuclease III, whose amino-acid sequence MKIASYNVNSIRSRLHIIAPWLQKNNPDYFCMQETKVADASFPVAELEALGYHVVFKGDKQYKGVAIASKLKPQKVVFGFDNEPADPDRLIIATYDDLTIINTYVPQGQETESPQYAYKLEWFGRLKKYLQKHFQPQDKIIWCGDLNVAPENIDVHDPKRILGHVCFNPEVWKAYEDVKSWGFTDIFRQHHPGVAGQYTFFDYRIKDSVKRKLGWRVDHILATKTLAEKSKSCSIDLESRLAEKPSDHLILYAQWEK is encoded by the coding sequence TTGAAAATTGCATCTTATAATGTAAATTCCATACGCTCCCGCCTGCATATTATTGCGCCCTGGCTGCAAAAAAACAATCCTGATTATTTTTGTATGCAGGAAACAAAAGTTGCCGATGCCAGCTTCCCTGTGGCCGAATTGGAAGCCTTGGGTTACCATGTAGTTTTCAAAGGGGATAAACAATATAAAGGTGTGGCCATTGCCTCGAAACTCAAACCGCAAAAAGTAGTATTCGGTTTCGATAATGAACCCGCCGATCCTGATCGTTTAATAATCGCGACATATGATGATCTGACGATAATTAATACCTATGTCCCACAGGGTCAGGAAACGGAAAGCCCTCAATATGCTTATAAACTGGAATGGTTCGGACGTCTGAAAAAATATCTGCAGAAGCATTTTCAGCCGCAGGATAAAATAATCTGGTGCGGCGATCTTAACGTTGCCCCGGAAAATATAGATGTACACGATCCGAAAAGAATCCTCGGGCATGTCTGTTTTAATCCTGAAGTCTGGAAAGCGTACGAAGATGTTAAATCATGGGGATTCACGGATATATTTCGTCAACATCATCCGGGTGTCGCCGGTCAGTACACTTTTTTTGATTACCGTATCAAGGATTCCGTGAAGCGAAAGCTGGGCTGGCGGGTTGACCATATTTTGGCAACAAAAACACTTGCCGAAAAATCAAAAAGTTGCTCTATTGATTTGGAATCAAGGCTTGCGGAAAAGCCTTCGGATCATCTTATTCTTTACGCTCAGTGGGAAAAATGA